TCAATCGTGGCTTACCTGGTTACGAAGGTATCAGCGGCCGCTACGCTACTTATTTTTTGGGGTGGCTGATGCAGAACAAGTACAAAGACCTCGACAAAGCCAAGGACTATTACCAGCGTTGCATCGTTTTTGCCGAGAGCACCAATGATACAGCTGGCGGCTTCTATCTCTACTCAAATCTCAACCTAGCCCGTCTCGCCGAGCGAGACAAAGATAAGCCGGGGGCCCGACGCTATTATCAAGCCGTAGTAGATCACGCCGACCACGATTTGGAACAATACAAAGAGGCCAAAGCTTACCTCAAGAAAAACAAAAAATAAGCGGGTGCTACGTGCTGTTGTATGGACTTAAAAGACCTTTTTCTTACGCCTATTTACTTGGTGCTCTTTTATGGCATTGCCTTCGCCGTACGAAAAAGAGCCACGAATAAATTCACGAAGAAGTATTTTATTCCTGCTCTTACAGCCAAGTTTGTTGGAGCGCTTGGCCTAGGGTTGATTTATCAATTCTATTACGGTGGCGGAGATACTTTTAATTACTTCGGCCACACGAAAGTTGTTTACCAAGCTTTCAGTGACTCGGCTTCGACTGGCTTAAAACTTATCTTTGGCGACAACACGAAATTCGACCCGGAGCTTACCCGCTATATCGCGCAGCTGTACTGGTATCATGCCTCTACTGAGTACTTTGTCGTACGCATAGCAAGCTTTTTTGCTATTTTTTCCTTTTGTACTTACGCGGTCATTGGGCTAATGTTTGCGGCGCTAAGCTTCACAGGCATGTGGGCTACGTATATCACCTTTGTCCGCATTTTTCCGCTGGCTTATCAGAAACTCGCATTAGCTGTATTCTTTCTTCCTTCGGTATTTTTTTGGGGTTCCGGATTAATGAAAGATTCTGTTTGTATAGGCGCATTAGGCTGGACTTTCTACGGTTTTTACCATGCCACTATCGAAAAGAAGAACGTTCTGTTTGCTAGCATTTTAGGCGCTTTGGGAGCGTATGTACTTATTTCCGTAAAGATTTATATTCTCTTATCGTTTCTGCCACCTGCATTGCTCTGGGTGTTTAACGAGAACAGCCAGCGTATTCGCTCTGCTAGCGTGCGTATGCTAGTCAAGCCTCTTTTTCTTGTTTTGGGCCTTGCTACCGCTTTTCTAGGCACTAACAAGCTGACCGCTGGTGACGATAAATACGATGTCGATAAAATTGGTGAGCGCACACGCATTAACAGTACCTATCTAACATCGCAGGTTGCTACTGGCTCTGCTTACAACATTGGGACAATTGACGGTTCCATTAGCTCCATGATTAAAGTGGCGCCACAAGCCGTAATTGTTAGCTTATTCAGGCCTTTCTTGTTTGAGGCGCGTAACCCCGTTATGTTGCTTTCAGCAATGGAGGCTGCTCTATTCCTTTATTTAACGATAAAGCTATTTTACCGAACCGGCGTAGTTAAAAGTTTGCAGTTAATTTCTTCGCAACCTATCCTAACCTTCTGTTTTATTTTTTCTATCGTTCTAGCTGTTGGCGTGGGCACCAACAGTGGAAACTTTGGCACCCTAGTGCGCTACAAAATTCCGTTGATGCCTTTTTACTTATCGGCCCTTTACATCATGCAGTATAAGGCCACCGTACCGAAGAAGCTCAAAAGGCCTCAGTTGAACAGGCTAAGAAATACCCCTCGATTAGCCACTACAGAATAACGAGCTTCTACCGTAGCCCGAGCAGCTTGACCTAGATGTTGGCGTAGTGCGGGGTCTTGCAGCAGGGTTCGTAGCGCTGTTTCCCACTCGGCAGGTGTGGCGCACACATAACCGTTTATTCCCTCTTTTACAACCTCTGTATTCATGCCTACGGGCGATACAAGTGCTGGTACGCCGAGCGCCATGTATTGCAGTGCTTTGAAAGCGCATTTTCCGTTGGCCCACGGGTCATCTTCCAGCGGCATCAAGCCCACGTTGAAAGCTAGCAAATCGGCTATTTCTGTGTCTTTGCGCCAGGGCTGGTACACGAGCGACTTCAGCGGCAACTCCGGTGCTTGATTGGAAATAACCCGAAACTCAAAGTCGTGTTCTTGTTCCAGCTTCGCCAGCACCGACACCACTTGCTCAATATAGCGCAAGGTGGAATGTGTGCCTGTCCAGCCGATCACGAACTTTCCGGGCTGTGCCTGGTCTTTCACCTGGTTGTGCAGGTTGACCGTATCAATGGTGGTTGGGTTGATAATAGCGTTCGGGTTGAACTGTTTGGCGTACGCCCGCAGGTAAGCATTGCCACAACTTACTTTGTACGCCCAGCGGCAAATGCTGCCTACTTTCTGGTGCCACTTCACCCCTGCCACGAGCTTATTGGCCTCGGACGTATTCGGAATCCAAATGGCGTCGTCGAAGTCGTAGATAATTTTCTTGCGCAGTACTTTTGCCAGTATCCACTCAAAAATGGGCGGCCCAATCGGCGAGGCTTCCCGGTGAATGAACACGTAATCGTATTTAGCGGCTGTAGCCATCAGCAGGAAGCGGCGCCCGAAGCCGGTCAGTATTCCCAGGGCCTTGGTAACGGTATGGCCCGGCTTGTATAAAATGCGCCACGTAGCGTCGGAAATAAATGGTGCTAGGTGCCAGGTATGCCCCGCCTCCGTTAAGAAATCTAGGTATTGCTCAAACCGGAAGCGCTGGGAAGGCGCCTTGCCCGGCGGATAGGGCACAATAAAAAGCAATTGCATAAAGGAATGATTGACCAACGAGAGCCGACAATAAGTCTACAAAGGTCGGTAATGTGGGGCAGATCCGCTTATTCTGCGTGTCAGCTACTTTGTTTGCTATGTTGACCTAGGTTCTTGCACTGGCACTGGTTTGCGCCAGGTACTTTCGCGAAAGTTTTGCTGGTAATTTGCCGCGCAAGCTAGCTCTTATGTCTTTAGCACCTATTCCTTTTAACAAGCCCTATCTTTCCGGTCAGGAGCTAGCTTACATTCAGCAAGCTCTACGCAACGGAAAACTTTCCGGTAATGGCTGGTTTACGCAGCAGTGCCAGCAGTTCTTAGAACAGCGGTATGGCATCCGCAAAGCCCTGCTGACCACGAGCGGCACGGCGGCCCTGGAAATGGCAGCGCTGCTACTCGACATCCAGCCCGGCGACGAAGTAATCGTGCCAACATTCACGTTCACGTCGACAGCCAATGCGTTTGTGCTGCGTGGCGCACACATCGTTTTTGCCGATAGCCTCCCCGAGCACCCCAACGTAGACGTCGCGCAACTGGAGCCCCTGATTACATCCCGCACGCGCGCGATTGTGGTGGTGCACTACGCCGGAGTGGCCTGCGATATGGCCGCCGTGATGGCGCTAGCTGCCCGCCATAACTTGTTTGTGATAGAAGATGCTGCGCAGGCTATCGATGGCTACTATCAGCAGCGCCCCTTAGGTAGCATCGGTCACCTGGCGGCTTTTTCTTTCCACGAAACTAAGAACGTCATTGCCGGGGAAGGCGGCCTACTTTCCATCAACGACGCACGGTTTCAGGAGCGGGCCGAAATAATTTGGGAAAAAGGCACCAACCGGGCCGCGTACTTCCGGGGCGAAACGGCACGCTACCAGTGGGTTGATGTGGGCTCGTCGTATCTGGCGTCGGAGTTGAACGCGGCTTACCTCTGGGCGCAACTCGAAAAGCTAGGTACAATCCAGGCGCAACGCCAGCGGCAGTGGGAACAGTATTACCAAGCCTTGGCACCGCTGGCAGCGGCTAACTTTTTTGCCCTGCCCGTGGTACCCGCCTACGCTCTTCACAACTGGCATATTTTCTACCTGCTCTGCCACACATTGGAGGAGCGAACTGCGCTTATTCAGCACCTAAGTGCACGCAACATTCTGGCGGTTTTTCACTACCAAACCCTCCACAACAGTCCTTTCTACATGGCTCGCCACGATGGCCGCACCCTGCCAAATGCCGGCTACTACGCTGATCATCTGGTACGGCTACCTTTGTTTTTTGAACTGACCTTTACGGATCAGCAAAGAGTTGTAAAGGCCATTCAGGAATTTTATGCCTCAGCCGCCAGCAACTCCTGATAAATGCGCCCTAGCTGCTCATACGTAGCGGCCTGCTGAAACTTGTGCCGTACGTACGCTCTACCAGCAGCAGAAAACTGCGCCCTTTCCGCCGGATTAGCGGCTAACCTAGCAATAGCAGCTGCCATGGCCTCTACATCTCGGTTAGGCACCAGCAGCCCAGATTTCCCATTCTCAAACAGCTCCGCGGGCCCGCCGCAATCCGTAGCAATAAGGGGCGTGCCGTAGTACAGCGCGTCCAGGCAGGTGAGAGAGAACGACTCCGACTCCGAGAAGTTCAGCAGAATATCGGCCGCCTTGATGCGCTTTTCCACATCGGTCACAAACCCTTCAAAAGTCACTACCGCCGCCAGATTATATTGCTGCACATCAGCCTCTAGCTGCTGGCGAAACTGCCGGTTTTTTTCCAGGCCCATGTCGCCGCCCACGAATGCCAGACGGAGCTGGTTATTTTGGGCGTAAGCCTGCCGAAAGGCCTGCAAAGCAAAGTTTTGCCCTTTGCCTTGGATGTAGTTGCTCAAATATAAAAGCTGAACCGTACTATCTGACCGATACGCCGGCAACACGGGCACAGCGTGCTTTTCCACGGCAGGAACAGGGTCAAACACCACGCGCACTTTGCCGCTAGCACCGAAGTAGCGCCGCACGGCCGCCGATACGCAAAGCACCCGGTCGGCAAAGCGCTCCGCGAGCCACCGCCACGTACGCGCCAACGGCTGCGGCAGGCTCTGGGGCAAAAACCGCACGTGCGTCACGACTCGTAGCGTACCTAGGCTCAGCAGTTTGGCTACGTAGCCGGTCAGGTTGTAGAAGTCGTTCAGATGAACGATGCGCGCCTTATGTACTCGGGCTAGCTTTCGCAGTCGCCAGCCGTTGAGCAGAAGCATGGGCACGTAGCGCAGCAACGCCGTTTTGCGTCGGCTAATCTCCACGAAGGGTAACTCACGCACCTGATAGCCTGCTTGTTCCAGTACTGACTTGCCTAAGCTACCGGTCGGCAGCACGTACACAAACTCGTACTGCGCTTTCAGCTGGTCAGTAGCGTTCCGAATGGCAACGAGTGCGCCCGTCACGGCCACCGAATTGTCAGCAACAAGGACGACCGGACGAGTAAGATTCTCTTGTTTGTCGCGCATTTAGGCTGCTGTTACCTCCTCAATCACCGCCAGCCACTGGCGGAATATCTTCTCGCGTGTAAAGTCCTGCATCCGCTCCCGGGCTAGCACTCCCAGCCGGTCGCGCTCGGCTGAATCGGCGAGCAGTTGATCAAGCGTCTCCGTCCACACACCTAGGTCGCTGGTCAGACTGGCGGGGTTGTTTAGCATGGGCATCAGCACGCCGTAAGCAGATAGCTCTGCCCAGCGAATCGGCACTTTGGGCGTAGTGGTAGCAGGAGCTAGAATTTCTCTGGGTCCCGTCGGGCAATCCGTTGTCACGACGGGCACGCCGCAGATCATGGCCTCGCCCAGCGCCATCGGAAATCCTTCCCACGCCGAGGGAAACACAAAGGCAGACGCCGGCCGGATGTACTTGAACGGGTTTTGCTGCATTCCCAGAAAGTACACATCATCGTCGGGGGTCAGCGGCTGCGTATCCCAGGCTTCGTACACGCGCAAACTTAGGTGCCTGGCCCGTGCCACCAACTCGGTGCGCAGCTCGCCGTCGCCCACAAACACCAATTTTGCCGGTCGGCGCTTCAACAAAGCAGCAAAGCTATCGAGCAGGGGCGCTTGGTTCTTCTGTAACGAGAGTCGCCCGGAGGTCACCAGCACAGGAGCAGCATCATACACGGCTTGCTCCGCCGCAGTCAGCGGCTCTTGGGCTTTACTCGTAATCTGGACTACTTCAAAGAAGTTGTTGATGGTCAGTAGCTTTTCTGGCTTAACGCCAAAGCCTTCTATTAGCTCCGGGTTAATATCCCGGCTGACCGTTACAATGCGGTCAGCCCGATTATATAAGCTAGGCATCAACACCTTTTTACGCAGCCAGCCTACAGCCCCTTTGATATTCGCATCGTGCAGCTTAGAGCCATGAATACACAGAATCACCTTCTCCTGGCCTTTGCTAAGCAAGTTCACGTAGTCAGCTCCCTCCAAGTGACTGATACAAACGTCGGTTTTCGTCTGCTGCTTAAGCGCGCGCAACCGGCTGATACGCTGCATGAAGTTGCGAACCTTAGCGACCGGGCTGCCGCCGCCCGCCACCTCTAAGCTGATCAGTTCGTTGCCGCTCGGATAAATGTTTCCGCCTTCTTCATTGAACACAGCTTCTGTCACTTTATAATACTTGGCCAACTCCACGCTATGATCGTGGAATACCCGCTGGGCTCCGCCCATACCTAGGTTTGGGATAAGTAGCAGTAGGCGTAAGCGCTCGGTAGCAGAAGAAACTAAGCTCATAGCTACATACTTTGAATGCACTCTTGGTATAAACCAACGTATGCTGCTAGACAATGGCTCATATCAAACTTAGCGAAAGCCTGAGTAGCTAGCCTTTGATGACTAGCCAGCAAATCCGGCTCCGTTGCATAACGCTGCATAGCCGCATAAAGCTGGTCTGGATCGGCTAGCCCCTGTGCCGGAAAGTCAATTAGCAAGCCAGCGGCTTGTCCTTCATCCGTCAGAATCATCTGCTGAATCTCACCTACGTCGGTGGAAATAACCGCTTTACCACAAAAGAGGTATTCAGCAATCGAATTGGGTAGACTTTCTTTTAAAGAAGAAGCTAAGATGCCTACGTCAAATGATCTGACACAATCAATCGGATTATTAACGAAACCCAGGAAGCGCAGGCTGTCATCAGTACCGTACTCCTCGCTGAGCTGCGTGAGGAAGGGACTAGCCCCTACCAATACCAGATTCAGTGGTCTATTTGTGTGCTGACGTAGGCGCTGATAAGCTTGAATTACTGGCTTCCATCCCTTCTCCGGCACTCCCCGGGCGACCATACCAAATACCAATGCATCTTCGGTAATACCTAACTTTGGACGCGTGTAGTTGACTGCTTCGGCTGATGTACGCCCCTCCAAACCATTATAGATTTTACGCAGCTTAAGCGGATCATTTACCCGTTTGTTCAAGTACACAGCTTCCAGGTTCTGCTCCGATAAGTACGCAACACCATTAACGCGCGCCAACGTACGAGCTAGCTTCCTCAGATAAGCAGGAATGACATAGCGCTGTTTTTGCCGGTAGAAAGTCAAAAACTGTTCATAGTCGCCGTGCATCGTTATAATCAGCGGGATGTGCGGAAAGGACTGCAACACTTGGGCTAGCAGTGCATCACACTTGAACGTATTGCTGCTAACAACTTCTATCTTATTATCGTTGATGACCTTACGTAAATGCTGACACAAATTCTTATTACGTAAATTGATATCATAGCCATGGCGCTGCCACCAGTCATCCGTGCGTAACAACAGCGTGTCTAATTTGTCAAAGGTGGGTTTGTACTGCACCAGCTTTACATCGGGTGCCAGGCGCTGTACTAAATCATGCTCTGTATACTGCCAATACATGTCATATAGCCAGACATGATGGCCTGCCTCGAACAAAGCTTGGGCTAAACGAAGTGCGAAAGTTTGAGCCCCTCCGATACGAAGGTCTTCAACGGTTATCAATATGCGCATAGAGCAGGTGCTTGGATAATAGTAATGAGCCCTAAGAGGCGGCTCGGGTGTAAGCGTACCTTCAATAGTTAGGGCCTACAAGGTAAGAGAGCTGCTCCGGGAGGCGCAACACAACGTTCGGAACTAGCTTCTGAGAAGAGTTTTCAACCCTGTTTATTCCTTTGATAACCTTGTTTTATATCTACTTTCCAGCACTTCTTTCATAGCCGCACCCCATGCCTGCCAATTAAGTTTAGCCTCGTACAAGTCTCGGGATGAGGTACGCAGTTGAGTATATAGTGCTTCGTTTTCAAACACCTCCTTGATGCGCTTGGCGAAATCAGCTCCTGTGGCTTCCAAACTAAGCTGATATCCATTTACTCCATTGACTACAAAATCAGCAATACCCCCTGTATCCGTTGTAAAAGAAGGCACTCCGAACGAACTAGCTTCGCAGAAAGCAATAGCCGCGCACTCCGCCCGAGTTGGTAACAAGAAAAAATCCGCATTCAGGTATAAATCTACCATTTGCTGTAACTGCTGTTCGTCATTCTTATCTAAGAATGGAATTACAGTTAGGCACTCATGCTCAAAGCCAGCCGGTGGTGTGCAACCGCAAATTGTTAAATAAGCGTCCACTCCCATCTGGCGCAGTGCTACTAGCGTGTCAAATGCAATTGCCCCCCCTTTGCGCTTCCATTCTACCCCCACAAACAACAACTGACATTCTGATCGCCGCTGGCGGCGTATGACTCGTTCCCGAGGTAGCACTATTGGAAAGTTCGCGCCAAATGGCAATACCACTACCTTATCAGGTGAAGCACCATAGTCTTGTATGGCAGAATTAGCCGCCCACTGTGACGAATACACCAGCAAGCTCGCTTTAGAAATGGCACGCTGCTCAATATAGGCTAGTTCTTTTTTGGAAACTGGCAGTAGTCGTGATAAGCCTTCATAATAATCAATCAATTGTGTGATTGTTGAATCGCAGCAGTACACGACAGGAATAGTTGTATGTAAATAGGCAAATTCGGTATAGGCAGCTGGAGCAAACAGCAGGTCGAACTGCTTGTTTTTTAACTTTTTGCGAAAAATATAGGCGTACAGCTTCGATACCAATACGCTTATGCTGTAATGATATCTTTTGCCTTGCATGAAACGACCTATCGCTATATTAAGCCGGTCACCTAGGCCAAATAAGTACCGCAACGAGACAGGCCCAAGATACTCCACCTCACCGACATACTTTTCCAAGGTTTGCCCTAACATATAGTGCAGCCCCGACCAAGAACGCCGATTTTTAGGATCAGTGCTGGTCAGAAAACCAATGCGGAGCTTTTTTTTCAAAGTAATTAATTGTGCTTTTCACATTTAGCTACTCAGAAAAGCTGTGTAGCATCTGCACAGCATGTACAGAACAAGCACCAAAAGTACATACTTGGCTCGATTATGATCGTCGCTTGTTGTCAGGACCTCTGCTTTGCTATCGTAGCGCAAGCGAACGGACTCTACTACTTGTGGACGAACAGAAGCCTACCACGAGTGATAAACTAGCTTGTGCTAGCTACACGCCTAGTGTCTGACATATGGCTGCTGTAACTGCTTCGGCGGAAGCTTGAGTATGCCACCACTCCAAAGTTTGATAGTGTAAATCAAGCATACGAGCCGGTTCGGCTAGTAGTCCTCTTATGGTTTTATGCAACTCACGCCAGGAAGACAAAATAACAAACGGCGCATTCTTGTACACGGGCACATTCGGTAGCGGTTCAGAAACTACAATATTACCCAACCGAGCAGCTTCAAAATGACGCATTGTCTCCGGATTCTCTACTCCAGCTGGGCAAAGACAAATCTTACTATCCTGCATCATACTCGCGTACTCACCTGGTTGAATACCATTATGGAAACCAGTACTAAATCGAATAATAGAAGCTGGAAAAGTCTTATCAAAATTCACTCCCAGCACCTTCTTTATGCGGTGCAATAGAAAGAACGGCAAGATCCAAGCTCCGGTTAAACAACGATACAGATCTGCTCGACCTAAATGCAGGTTACCAGAAAAGAAAACGTTGTACTTCCTTGTCGAAAAATCCTTAACACCTTCAACAGAAAAGAGCGTACTAGGGCCAACAGCTAAATGGTGAAGATTACCTAGCCCGTGCAGATGCGCTGGTAAATATGTTCGAAAGATATAATTAACCTTATCTATAAAGGAGTAAGATACATCCCATGATTCGTCCCCAACGCATAGCACAACTTTCTTTTTATCACGAGACGTTATAGTTAAGTCAAAACCCTTCCATTTACTTAGTTTGAAATACAAGTAAAGCTCGTATTCATCCGAAAGAGCATCTGCCAATTTGTCGAGTACCGCTTCAATATAGCCCGATTCACGAAAATTATATATTTCTCTGATCGGATAATTACTACTGATCCTCGTCAACTTACTTTCCATGGTTTTATCTAGAAGACAACAAGCATTTTCATCTAGTACAAATATCAACTAACTTTCTGCTTCTCGTACAGCTCTTCGACTAAAGACGTCTTAAAAGGGAACTTAGCTGAGCTAAATTCCGGTCTAAAGTATTTGACCATAACACTTTGATAACGTTTAGCATATATAAATCCTTCTATAATAGTTTGATGAGCATTTTTCTTTTGTTCGCTCCTAAACAAATTGATAAAGTAGTTAGTGACCTTATTGAAGGTTAATATGCAATTATACAAATAGACGCCAGGCGCACCAAACCTTTTATAAATGAGCAATAGCTTAGACAAGGCAAACTGCTTATTCAAGCCTACTCCCTTTAAGCTAGTTGTATTCGCGCTTGTACCTCCGCCAATATGAATAATTTTTGTATTAGCAAGATATTGGAGGCGGTAGCCAGCCTTCCGCATTCTATAACACCACTCAAATTCTTCATAATACATAAAAAAATCAGGATCTAGCATCCCTACTTTTTCTATTACTTCTCTCTTACACAAGATATAAGCACCAAGTAATGCTTGAACATCATGTGTAGTTTGATGCCGCTGCATTACATACTCCATATTCCTGTACTTAGCAAACCCCAATAGTTTTACTAATTGATAAACAATTGTATTATCTAGCAGAGACGACCACAAACCTATTTTATATTCAAAAGAGGATACTTGGTCTACACCATTCTCGTAGCATAGTTTACATCCTACTGCCGCTGTGTCTTTAGACAAGACAGGGTCACTTAAATAATCCACACACTGCTGAATAGCATTCTCTTCAACAATAGTATCTGAGTTTAGCAATAAAATATATTCACCTCTTGCTAGTACAATAGCAAGGTTATTTCCCTGAGCAAATCCCCCATTTATAGGATTTTCAATGAGAGTTATAGCAGGAAATCTGTCTTTAAATTGTTTGGCAGGACACTCTTGCGAAGCATTATCAACTAGTATTATCTCATACTCATAAGCAAACTCTTGCTGATATATTGATTCAATACACCGGCAGGTCATGTCATATGTATTGTAGTTAACGATTATGATAGAAAGCTTCATCAATCAAACTAAATTAAGCAAATAAACTATACCAGCTGCTTAACGGAGTAAGCCTTTGGATATATACTCTTGATTTTCATAAACTTTTTCTCGACTAAAAACCAGGAGATATATGCTAAAACAATAACTACCGGAATTGATAGCAACATCAGCATACCTACAGTTGGCTTGAAAAAATACACTATAGTTTGCTGTACAGGGAACCCCCATAAATATAATCCATAAGAAGGATCCCCAAACTTTCTTATTTTAGACAAAACACCAGTTCTTGATATGCCAAAGTAGATAACTAGCAGAGGAAGTGCAGTAAACTTAGTTATGAAAAACCCACCCCAAACCAGAGAAGAGATGATAACAATTACAGATGAGCAAATTACGATATTTTTATACTTTATAAATGGCAAATCAAATAACACAAGTACAGACCCTGCGAAAAAAAACAAGCCAAATTCAGCTATAACTTTGGAATCAATATTATAAAAAGGGATTGTAAATCTAATATTATCACCTATATTCCACAAATAAATATAATATAAAATAAATAATCCATAAAGGGTTAAAAAATACTTCAAGAACAAATTACGCAAATCTTTTATCCCAAAAAACAAGGATAACACGCAATAAAACATAAACTCATATGGGATAGTCCAAAGAGACCCGTTTACCACTTCAGGGTATGGATTAGCAGCAAACACACCATCTATATTATATTCAACTTTTAATATTAAATTACTTAACAAGTATCGAATAGTAGTACTATCCGTAACATACTGAACTACGTTCTTTGAGCTAATCCAGTAACCACCAATGACACTTAGTATAACGATCACCCATAAAGCTGGAAAAATACGAAGGCTCCTTTTCCAATAAAAGTCGAATAAATCATCACTTCTGAGAAGGCTCTTCATGATCAGGTATCCGCTGATAATAAAGAATCCTCTCACTCCAACATACGATAAGGTTGTCTGACCATTACTGATTTTAAATAGAAAATCTTCCTCAGGAACACCTGACAAAGGATAACAATGAGTTATTAATACAAAAAGAGCAAATAATATTCTTAAGAAATCGAAATTATTCTCATGACTAATTTCCCTAGTGGACTCCTTACTAATATTCATTTAAGTGAGTATATTAATTTTTTTATAGAGAAAGTATTTAGAATGTTCTCAGGCAGGCAGCAAACTCCCTGCCATGTACGTTAAATAAACCACATCTACTTGTCCAACACACCTAGCTTTTAAGACTCTTAATTTGTAAGTATATTTTCATTATCAATCGCATAAATACTATTCGTTTGCTATCCTGCTTGCCTAAGTTTGGATTACGCTTACAATGCTTCAGTATCAGTATCAGTATAAAAGGTTATCTACTCCCTGATACACTTATTGATAGAAAATGAGAGGTCCTGAAGTTCATCCTTAAGATGCATTGCATTAGGAGTACATTATAGGAGAGGATAGAAGAAACGAGTGAGTAAGTTACAACAAGATTCTTTAAGCTCAACTTCAACCGACAGCTATACAGATCGTTTTTGTCACGGGTAGCTACCGGGACTGTGGCTTCAACCTTATACTGTGCTCAAATAACTTGACTGCTTCAGCTAAGAACAGTAAGCCATGCCTACCCTCTTATACCCAACCCTTACGTATTCATGAACACCGCGGCGTAAATCGGCAGATGTGTCAACGGGCGCAAACGCTACCTGCTTACCAGTACTTGGGACTAGATTTAGATGGCGTAGTGCATGCAGCTGATGATCAAGGTAGCCTCATAGTACGCTGATTTTGCTACTCATCAATCCAAGTAGAACGACAGACACTTCTTTCTCTACAGCGAT
This Hymenobacter sp. GOD-10R DNA region includes the following protein-coding sequences:
- a CDS encoding glycosyltransferase family 2 protein, encoding MKLSIIIVNYNTYDMTCRCIESIYQQEFAYEYEIILVDNASQECPAKQFKDRFPAITLIENPINGGFAQGNNLAIVLARGEYILLLNSDTIVEENAIQQCVDYLSDPVLSKDTAAVGCKLCYENGVDQVSSFEYKIGLWSSLLDNTIVYQLVKLLGFAKYRNMEYVMQRHQTTHDVQALLGAYILCKREVIEKVGMLDPDFFMYYEEFEWCYRMRKAGYRLQYLANTKIIHIGGGTSANTTSLKGVGLNKQFALSKLLLIYKRFGAPGVYLYNCILTFNKVTNYFINLFRSEQKKNAHQTIIEGFIYAKRYQSVMVKYFRPEFSSAKFPFKTSLVEELYEKQKVS
- a CDS encoding acyltransferase, translating into MNISKESTREISHENNFDFLRILFALFVLITHCYPLSGVPEEDFLFKISNGQTTLSYVGVRGFFIISGYLIMKSLLRSDDLFDFYWKRSLRIFPALWVIVILSVIGGYWISSKNVVQYVTDSTTIRYLLSNLILKVEYNIDGVFAANPYPEVVNGSLWTIPYEFMFYCVLSLFFGIKDLRNLFLKYFLTLYGLFILYYIYLWNIGDNIRFTIPFYNIDSKVIAEFGLFFFAGSVLVLFDLPFIKYKNIVICSSVIVIISSLVWGGFFITKFTALPLLVIYFGISRTGVLSKIRKFGDPSYGLYLWGFPVQQTIVYFFKPTVGMLMLLSIPVVIVLAYISWFLVEKKFMKIKSIYPKAYSVKQLV